In Synechococcus sp. RS9909, one genomic interval encodes:
- a CDS encoding DNA repair protein RecO, which produces MGTDRRLEALALKAGPLGEHDRLLTVLSAETGVIRLAVPGARRPRSSLAAAVPLTLLELQVVGQRGLPRLRQLRVQHSFIAVGQRLDTLAGAQALAELCIALVAGDDPIPGLLDTVLMHLERLETCSRTSAPEPGLALATTVQAAVHLLALGGYGLPLQSCCRSGAPLLPPIGQWEWRCSLLADEGFAIGSQAGAAIQLNPSELALLQRLPRAELPRRRDGALMGPPEVWLRLLTVVECWIRSHLPRPVRALAMVREAGRS; this is translated from the coding sequence GTGGGGACTGACCGGCGCCTCGAGGCCCTCGCCCTCAAGGCAGGCCCCCTCGGGGAGCACGACCGCTTGCTCACGGTGCTGAGCGCTGAGACCGGGGTGATCCGGCTGGCCGTGCCCGGCGCACGCCGGCCCCGCAGCAGCCTGGCCGCCGCCGTTCCACTCACCCTGCTGGAGCTCCAGGTGGTGGGCCAGCGTGGGTTACCGCGCCTCCGGCAACTGCGGGTGCAGCACAGTTTCATCGCCGTTGGCCAACGGCTCGACACCTTGGCCGGAGCCCAGGCCCTGGCCGAACTCTGCATCGCCCTGGTGGCGGGCGATGACCCGATTCCAGGCCTGCTCGACACCGTGCTGATGCATCTGGAGCGGCTGGAAACCTGCAGCCGGACATCCGCACCGGAACCAGGCCTCGCCCTGGCCACCACGGTGCAGGCTGCCGTGCACCTGCTCGCCCTGGGCGGCTACGGGCTTCCCCTGCAGAGCTGCTGCCGCAGCGGAGCCCCCCTGCTGCCGCCCATCGGCCAGTGGGAATGGCGCTGCAGTCTGCTCGCAGATGAAGGCTTCGCCATCGGCTCGCAAGCAGGGGCTGCGATTCAGCTCAACCCTTCCGAACTGGCCCTGCTGCAACGGCTGCCACGGGCCGAGCTGCCCCGGCGGCGGGACGGTGCCCTGATGGGACCTCCCGAGGTGTGGCTGCGCCTGCTCACCGTGGTGGAGTGCTGGATCCGCAGCCATCTGCCCCGGCCCGTCCGCGCGCTCGCCATGGTGCGTGAGGCTGGGCGATCATGA
- the hpf gene encoding ribosome hibernation-promoting factor, HPF/YfiA family, producing the protein MKLLIHGRNLELTPALRDYTQSKLERAVQHFDDMVKEADVHLSVARNPRVPQQTAEVTVFANGTVIRAQERSENLYASIDLVASKLCRQLRRFKERHSDHHHSNGHRASETPPTDAIADAAPIDGSLLDGKEVQLPDPGVRRKYFAMPPMSLEEARHQLDVIDHDFYLFRDASTGDLQVIYRRNHGGYGVIQART; encoded by the coding sequence ATGAAGCTGCTGATCCATGGTCGCAATCTCGAGCTGACCCCTGCCCTGCGCGACTACACCCAGTCAAAACTCGAGCGGGCGGTGCAGCATTTCGACGACATGGTGAAGGAAGCGGATGTGCATCTTTCGGTGGCCCGCAACCCGCGGGTGCCGCAACAGACCGCCGAGGTGACGGTGTTCGCGAACGGCACGGTGATCCGGGCCCAGGAGCGCAGTGAAAACCTTTACGCCAGCATTGATCTGGTGGCGAGCAAGCTCTGCCGCCAGCTGCGTCGCTTCAAGGAACGCCACAGCGATCACCACCACAGCAACGGCCATCGGGCCAGCGAAACGCCGCCAACGGACGCGATCGCTGATGCGGCTCCAATCGATGGGTCTCTGCTCGATGGCAAGGAGGTGCAGCTCCCCGACCCAGGCGTGCGCCGCAAGTATTTCGCCATGCCACCGATGAGCCTGGAGGAAGCGCGGCACCAACTCGACGTGATCGATCATGACTTCTACCTGTTCCGCGATGCCAGCACGGGCGACCTGCAGGTGATCTACCGCCGGAACCACGGCGGCTACGGCGTGATCCAGGCTCGGACCTGA
- the lipB gene encoding lipoyl(octanoyl) transferase LipB: MPVDIRNLETPSPSAQRAAAFLFEPPSPVAFPQAWVWQRRWQERLLAAQGAAVPEAVWLLQHSPCYTLGRGASEEHLRFEPSTPPAPLHRIDRGGEVTHHAPGQLVAYPVLDLRRHQPDLHWYLRQLEQVVLDVLLALELRGERLNGLTGIWLEGRKLAAIGVGCRRWVTQHGLALNVSCDLRGFEAVVPCGLAGRAVGNLNAWIPGLTVAQVQPLLRQALAERFQLRWLAGEAIAEPEPG; this comes from the coding sequence GTGCCGGTTGATATCCGCAACCTAGAGACGCCATCCCCGTCAGCCCAGAGGGCTGCGGCATTTCTTTTTGAGCCCCCCTCGCCGGTGGCGTTTCCTCAAGCCTGGGTCTGGCAGCGCCGCTGGCAGGAACGGCTGCTGGCGGCGCAGGGTGCTGCTGTGCCGGAGGCGGTGTGGTTGCTGCAGCATTCCCCCTGCTACACCCTCGGCCGCGGCGCCAGCGAGGAGCATCTGCGCTTTGAGCCCTCCACCCCTCCGGCGCCTCTGCATCGGATTGATCGGGGCGGTGAGGTGACCCATCACGCACCGGGGCAGCTGGTGGCTTACCCGGTGCTGGACCTGCGCCGGCATCAGCCCGACCTGCACTGGTATCTGCGCCAGCTGGAGCAGGTGGTGCTCGATGTGTTGCTGGCGCTGGAGCTGCGGGGGGAGCGCCTCAATGGCCTGACCGGCATCTGGCTGGAGGGGCGCAAGCTGGCGGCGATCGGCGTGGGCTGCCGTCGCTGGGTGACCCAGCACGGCCTGGCGCTCAACGTGAGCTGCGATCTGCGTGGCTTCGAGGCCGTCGTGCCCTGTGGCCTCGCGGGCCGGGCGGTGGGGAACCTGAATGCATGGATCCCGGGTCTGACGGTGGCGCAGGTGCAGCCGCTGTTGCGTCAGGCCCTGGCGGAACGCTTCCAGTTGCGCTGGCTTGCCGGCGAGGCCATTGCCGAACCGGAGCCGGGGTGA
- a CDS encoding AMP-binding protein — translation MTSSAAQATWTPTARERSALARQEHVQALGRVDQIWPWLKRHHGEVMAVEAPHATHAERFSYRELADRIERAAAAFAALGLRSGDVVGLFAENSPRWLVADQGLMRAGAVAAVRGAAAPVEELRYILDDCGAVALVVQNAEIWRRLALPPQLHARLRFVLQLEGEAPEGVLDFDTFLAHADGQRPPDPDQGRGRESAATTTATILYTSGTTGQPKGVPLSHGNLLHQMRSLACVARPEPGTPVLSVLPIWHAYERSAEYYFFSCACSQSYTTIKQLKRDLPRVKPVVMVTVPRLWEAVQAGFEDVLKTFPASRQRLLRAALANSSAYGLARRRSRNLMLEPVRRRDRLAARAEALRRWPAHALASRLIWPKLRLQLSGGQLRYPINGGGAIAPHVDAFFEAVGIELLVGYGLTETSPVVSCRRPWHNIRGSSGLPMPDTEFRIVDPDSRAPLGFPQRGVVLVRGPQVMAGYLGKPEATAKVLDADGWFDTGDLGMLLPDGSVVLTGRAKDTIVLSSGENIEPGPLEEALVASDLIEQVMLVGQDERQLGALVVPRAEAMRAWAADQGLQLAEDLGGSPGDDNLLRLLRGELNRLLSQRPGSRADERLAGIALVEPFSIENGLLTQTLKQRRDRIGQRDVAAIRSIYGR, via the coding sequence GTGACCTCGTCTGCTGCGCAAGCCACCTGGACGCCCACCGCCCGAGAGCGCAGCGCCCTGGCCCGTCAGGAACATGTGCAGGCCCTGGGCCGGGTGGATCAGATCTGGCCCTGGCTGAAGCGGCATCACGGTGAGGTGATGGCGGTGGAGGCCCCCCATGCCACCCACGCGGAGCGGTTCAGTTATCGGGAGCTGGCGGATCGGATCGAGCGGGCGGCCGCAGCCTTTGCCGCATTGGGTCTCCGCAGCGGCGATGTGGTGGGGCTGTTCGCGGAGAACAGTCCCCGCTGGTTGGTGGCGGATCAAGGCCTGATGCGCGCCGGTGCCGTGGCTGCGGTGCGTGGCGCGGCCGCTCCCGTGGAGGAGCTGCGCTACATCCTTGACGACTGCGGCGCTGTCGCCCTGGTGGTGCAGAACGCTGAGATCTGGCGCCGGCTCGCGTTGCCGCCGCAGCTGCACGCCCGCCTGCGTTTCGTGCTGCAGCTGGAGGGTGAAGCCCCTGAGGGTGTGCTCGACTTCGACACCTTTCTCGCCCATGCCGATGGCCAGCGGCCCCCGGATCCCGATCAGGGGCGCGGGCGGGAGTCGGCGGCCACCACCACCGCCACGATCCTCTACACGAGTGGAACCACCGGGCAGCCCAAGGGTGTACCCCTGAGCCACGGCAACCTGCTGCACCAGATGCGCAGTCTCGCCTGCGTCGCCCGCCCGGAGCCCGGCACACCGGTGCTGAGCGTGCTGCCGATCTGGCATGCCTATGAACGCAGCGCTGAGTATTACTTCTTTTCCTGCGCCTGCTCGCAGAGCTACACCACGATCAAGCAGCTGAAGCGGGATCTGCCCCGGGTGAAACCGGTGGTGATGGTGACGGTGCCGCGCCTGTGGGAAGCGGTGCAGGCCGGTTTTGAGGATGTGCTGAAAACCTTCCCCGCCTCCCGCCAGCGTCTGTTGCGGGCGGCGCTCGCCAATAGCAGTGCCTATGGCCTCGCCCGCCGGCGTAGCCGCAATCTGATGCTGGAGCCGGTGCGTCGACGCGACCGGCTCGCGGCCCGGGCCGAAGCGCTGCGGCGCTGGCCTGCCCATGCACTCGCCTCGCGCCTGATCTGGCCGAAGCTGCGGCTCCAGCTCAGTGGCGGCCAGCTGCGTTATCCGATCAATGGCGGTGGGGCGATCGCCCCCCACGTGGATGCCTTTTTTGAAGCCGTCGGGATCGAACTGCTGGTGGGCTATGGCCTCACGGAAACCAGTCCGGTGGTGAGCTGCCGCCGCCCCTGGCACAACATCCGCGGCAGTTCCGGTCTGCCGATGCCCGACACGGAATTCCGGATCGTCGATCCCGACAGCCGCGCCCCTCTGGGATTTCCCCAGCGGGGGGTGGTGCTGGTGCGCGGCCCTCAGGTGATGGCGGGGTATCTCGGCAAGCCGGAGGCGACGGCCAAGGTGCTCGACGCTGACGGCTGGTTTGACACCGGCGATCTGGGCATGCTGCTGCCGGATGGCTCCGTGGTGCTCACCGGCCGTGCCAAAGACACCATCGTGCTCAGCAGCGGCGAGAACATTGAACCGGGCCCCCTGGAGGAGGCCCTGGTGGCCAGTGATCTGATCGAGCAGGTGATGCTCGTGGGGCAGGACGAGCGTCAGCTCGGTGCCCTGGTGGTGCCGCGTGCCGAAGCGATGCGGGCCTGGGCGGCGGATCAGGGGCTGCAGCTGGCGGAGGATCTGGGCGGCAGCCCCGGGGATGACAACCTGCTGCGCCTGTTGCGCGGTGAACTGAACCGCCTGCTCAGCCAGCGCCCCGGATCAAGGGCCGATGAGCGCCTGGCGGGTATCGCCCTGGTGGAACCGTTTTCGATTGAGAACGGTCTGCTCACCCAGACGCTCAAACAACGTCGCGATCGGATCGGCCAGCGTGATGTCGCGGCGATCCGGTCGATCTACGGCCGCTGA
- a CDS encoding YlqD family protein: MSDGTTLSIKRSITVRAVVTPAWKEEAERELSNAIATSDQQLAQLEQEGQQVVEEIRRQSANPLDPRVQEQVAQVQQQVAAKRAELEEQKRNVLQQQAQVRELEMEQIVEQGQIESFCDLKVGDNLVTKMQVAVVVRDGVVESIEQG, encoded by the coding sequence ATGTCTGACGGCACCACCCTGTCGATCAAACGGTCCATCACGGTGCGCGCCGTGGTGACGCCGGCCTGGAAAGAGGAGGCCGAGCGTGAGCTGAGCAACGCCATTGCCACCAGCGATCAGCAGCTGGCCCAGCTGGAGCAGGAGGGACAGCAGGTGGTGGAGGAGATCCGCCGGCAGAGCGCCAACCCGCTCGATCCCCGTGTGCAGGAGCAGGTGGCCCAGGTGCAGCAGCAGGTGGCCGCCAAGCGGGCCGAGCTGGAGGAGCAGAAGCGGAACGTGCTCCAGCAGCAGGCCCAGGTGCGGGAGCTGGAGATGGAGCAGATCGTGGAGCAGGGCCAGATCGAGAGCTTCTGCGACCTCAAGGTGGGCGACAACCTTGTGACCAAGATGCAGGTTGCTGTGGTGGTGCGCGACGGCGTGGTCGAGTCGATCGAGCAGGGCTGA
- a CDS encoding dihydrolipoamide acetyltransferase family protein, which translates to MATHDIFMPALSSTMTEGKIVEWLKQPGDKVARGESVLVVESDKADMDVESFNEGYLAAVLMPAGSTAPVGETIGLIVESEAEIAAAQAKAGGGGGAATPAAAPAPATAHATAPTPAPPAAPAPAPAAAVVPPALEQPAALANGRIVASPRAKKLAAQMGVELTKVRGSGPNGRIQAEDVERAAGRPVTPPRVGEGTAVAIVAGAASAAPTAPASPAGNSFGAPGETVAFNTLQQAVNRNMEASLAVPCFRVGYTITTDKFDAFYKQVKPKGVTMTALLAKAVAVTLARHPQVNAATTAAGMAYPADVNVAIAVAMEGGGLITPVLRQADRTDLYAMSRQWADLVKRSRSKQLQPEDYSTGTFTLSNLGMFGVDRFDAILPPGTGAILAVAASRPTVVAGNDGSIAVKRQMQVNLTADHRVIYGADGAAFLKDLAELIETRPESLAM; encoded by the coding sequence TTGGCGACCCACGACATCTTTATGCCTGCCCTCAGCTCCACCATGACTGAGGGCAAGATCGTGGAGTGGTTGAAGCAGCCTGGCGACAAGGTGGCCAGGGGGGAATCGGTGTTGGTGGTCGAGTCGGACAAGGCCGACATGGACGTGGAGTCGTTCAACGAGGGCTATCTGGCGGCCGTGTTGATGCCCGCCGGCAGCACCGCACCGGTGGGCGAAACGATCGGCCTGATCGTGGAAAGCGAAGCGGAGATTGCTGCGGCCCAGGCCAAAGCTGGTGGTGGAGGTGGCGCTGCGACCCCGGCTGCCGCACCAGCCCCCGCAACGGCCCATGCAACGGCCCCCACACCTGCGCCCCCGGCGGCTCCAGCGCCTGCTCCTGCAGCTGCCGTTGTGCCGCCGGCCCTTGAGCAGCCTGCCGCGCTGGCGAATGGCCGGATTGTGGCCAGCCCCCGGGCCAAGAAATTGGCGGCCCAGATGGGCGTTGAGCTCACCAAAGTGCGGGGCAGTGGTCCGAATGGCCGGATTCAGGCTGAGGATGTGGAGCGGGCGGCCGGTCGTCCGGTGACGCCACCGCGGGTGGGCGAAGGCACGGCCGTGGCGATCGTGGCTGGGGCTGCTTCGGCCGCTCCCACGGCGCCAGCCTCACCCGCGGGCAACAGCTTTGGGGCCCCCGGCGAGACCGTGGCCTTCAACACGCTGCAGCAGGCCGTCAATCGCAACATGGAAGCGAGCCTGGCGGTGCCTTGTTTCCGCGTGGGGTACACCATCACCACCGACAAGTTCGACGCCTTCTACAAGCAGGTGAAGCCCAAGGGCGTCACGATGACGGCGCTGCTGGCCAAGGCCGTGGCGGTGACCCTGGCCCGGCACCCCCAGGTGAATGCCGCCACCACGGCTGCGGGGATGGCCTACCCCGCCGATGTGAATGTGGCGATCGCTGTGGCGATGGAAGGCGGTGGCCTGATCACACCGGTGCTGCGCCAGGCCGATCGCACCGATCTCTACGCGATGTCGCGTCAGTGGGCCGATCTGGTGAAGCGCTCCCGCAGCAAGCAGCTGCAACCTGAGGACTACAGCACCGGCACCTTCACCCTGTCGAACCTGGGCATGTTCGGTGTGGATCGTTTTGATGCGATCTTGCCTCCGGGCACCGGCGCGATTCTGGCGGTGGCCGCCTCCCGTCCCACGGTGGTGGCCGGCAACGATGGCTCGATTGCTGTGAAGCGGCAGATGCAGGTGAACCTCACGGCCGACCATCGAGTGATCTATGGCGCTGATGGCGCCGCCTTCCTCAAGGATCTGGCCGAACTAATTGAAACCAGGCCGGAAAGCCTGGCGATGTGA
- a CDS encoding DUF4114 domain-containing protein: protein MATPLRYLGFSGGGWNTHTVSSGMMSAALQMARERGAADGDFGLLLNNFNGAAGNSGGSWFLTMLSYSPGFADALANQADDWFTTGYMGQQRQIFQPNATEAAELIKRILKEELNKNVRSTSLYQALNSNPLVAIPANAAGLFLRKSDIIADIVTTINNGVVDLIVDNLGSIQALQTAWNAYGLYPTLLYLASQNNFNWLDLVKNTAYSPYGMSTLMSRGFNEINRNPWATNLQLILPGAINNTSVSSFGNLIRHYTTSATLNNPELREGQLITPMSMVIGGGVNPTNQFKSLSGSFEQQFNRFNFLGNQTSSESAALSNELNLNLSIIEAATLSGAFAGDISSINSFNRLIRDKLGVELDPESIKSQLNSTTGNLLSWIPKFLRDPVINGLNGVLDGIYDATLKPIVTGFSSTISRELSNLAVPVSLSGGVARYENPETFNNLTDLTNAQNYRFIDGGYVDNTTVATIVSEIQSEHGVNQAFDLTFFVNNTDPGIIPKEVTGLDNDFTVPIDLAKLFGGEGSLASWQSDSQIRDFAPFNTPAAFPYIFDQSAWQGEKPVWQWDNSDKWKDEKEKATYLAYYKLDVETIDNPYFTIKEKQKGELNIFTSYNLSSGPGPYDPSFFNLYENIYQATREGIINQGGYVHLLSAMNVMNLETNEQGQLTFASDEGLNHLVQIDLDQVDTDYLSLIDIYKLTADGQRIYSGSLGGSDEEAPFEYDNGPQALIMNAGDSLEFEMQTKSSSDPIKGSIQLQEVDNGYQLLGLNNGDSLFSATASFAPVIDGKESVSDDDTTRDSSDDTFFSFAEGTRLNIAVNAIAAMTNRFSIIKIDRDPITGEASYLGSAIDSAEMNDLLISTFGQEQSGTQFGSKTLNPYSQREFTWTVEETGYFAPVLLTEEGGIFALGHDLIGESTHTRILGDYTVGFEDQYDRNSDYDYNDAIIKFEAIA, encoded by the coding sequence ATGGCCACTCCCCTGCGCTATCTCGGCTTCTCCGGTGGCGGATGGAACACCCATACGGTGTCGTCGGGAATGATGAGCGCAGCGCTGCAGATGGCGCGCGAACGAGGCGCAGCCGATGGCGATTTTGGACTGCTGCTCAACAACTTCAATGGGGCGGCAGGCAACTCGGGTGGTAGCTGGTTTCTCACCATGCTCAGCTACTCGCCCGGCTTCGCCGACGCCCTGGCCAACCAAGCCGACGACTGGTTCACCACGGGCTATATGGGCCAGCAACGGCAGATTTTCCAGCCGAATGCCACAGAAGCCGCCGAGCTGATCAAAAGAATCCTTAAAGAAGAACTCAATAAAAATGTCAGGTCAACATCTCTCTATCAAGCGCTAAACAGCAATCCTCTCGTCGCCATTCCAGCCAATGCAGCAGGACTGTTCCTCAGAAAGAGTGACATCATTGCCGACATCGTCACCACAATCAACAATGGTGTTGTCGATCTCATCGTCGACAACCTTGGGTCCATCCAGGCCCTACAAACAGCATGGAACGCATATGGTCTTTACCCGACGCTTCTATATCTTGCCTCACAAAACAATTTCAACTGGCTCGACCTCGTCAAAAATACCGCCTATTCCCCCTACGGAATGAGCACCCTCATGTCCAGAGGGTTCAACGAAATCAACCGCAATCCATGGGCTACAAACCTTCAACTGATTCTTCCTGGAGCCATTAATAACACAAGCGTTTCCTCGTTCGGAAATCTTATTCGGCACTACACAACAAGCGCCACGCTAAACAACCCGGAGCTTCGCGAAGGACAGCTGATCACGCCCATGAGCATGGTGATCGGAGGCGGAGTTAATCCAACCAATCAATTCAAGTCCCTGAGTGGAAGCTTCGAGCAACAATTTAATCGATTTAATTTTCTTGGCAACCAAACCAGTTCCGAGAGCGCAGCTCTTAGCAATGAACTCAATCTCAATCTCTCTATCATAGAGGCAGCCACCCTGTCGGGAGCTTTCGCGGGCGACATTTCTTCCATCAACTCGTTTAACAGGCTAATTAGAGACAAGCTGGGCGTCGAACTTGACCCCGAGAGCATCAAGTCTCAACTAAACTCCACAACAGGAAATCTCCTGTCTTGGATTCCCAAATTTCTTCGAGACCCCGTAATCAATGGGCTCAATGGCGTCCTAGACGGCATTTACGATGCAACTCTAAAACCGATTGTCACGGGGTTCTCTTCAACAATTAGCAGGGAATTGTCAAATTTAGCCGTTCCCGTGAGTCTCTCAGGAGGGGTCGCCCGCTATGAAAACCCAGAAACCTTCAACAACCTCACTGACCTGACCAACGCACAAAACTATCGCTTCATCGACGGTGGCTACGTTGATAACACCACGGTTGCCACTATCGTTAGCGAAATTCAAAGCGAACATGGGGTTAACCAAGCCTTTGACCTGACCTTTTTTGTCAACAATACCGACCCGGGGATCATCCCCAAAGAAGTTACGGGTCTCGACAACGATTTCACTGTGCCGATAGACCTGGCCAAGCTGTTTGGCGGAGAAGGATCTCTCGCCTCCTGGCAATCCGACAGTCAAATACGAGACTTCGCCCCATTCAACACACCAGCCGCTTTCCCCTACATCTTCGATCAATCCGCATGGCAGGGAGAAAAGCCCGTCTGGCAATGGGACAACAGTGATAAATGGAAGGATGAGAAAGAAAAAGCCACCTACCTTGCCTATTATAAGCTCGACGTCGAAACCATTGACAATCCCTATTTTACTATCAAAGAAAAGCAGAAAGGCGAACTTAATATTTTCACGAGTTACAACCTGAGCTCGGGCCCAGGTCCCTACGATCCAAGCTTCTTCAACCTCTACGAGAATATCTATCAAGCCACACGAGAAGGCATCATCAATCAGGGCGGATACGTTCACCTGCTCTCAGCCATGAACGTGATGAATCTGGAAACCAATGAGCAGGGGCAACTCACCTTTGCTTCCGATGAAGGCTTGAATCACTTGGTCCAGATTGATCTGGATCAAGTCGATACCGACTATCTGAGCTTGATCGATATCTACAAACTCACAGCAGACGGTCAGCGTATCTACAGCGGCTCCTTGGGTGGATCCGATGAAGAAGCTCCCTTTGAATACGACAACGGGCCACAAGCCTTGATAATGAATGCGGGTGACTCGCTCGAGTTTGAGATGCAAACGAAAAGCTCGTCTGATCCCATCAAGGGCTCCATTCAGCTACAGGAGGTGGATAACGGCTATCAGCTTTTGGGACTCAATAATGGTGACAGTCTTTTCTCAGCGACCGCAAGCTTTGCTCCGGTCATTGATGGCAAGGAATCCGTCAGCGATGACGACACAACGCGCGACAGTTCTGACGATACTTTCTTCTCATTTGCAGAGGGGACGCGTCTCAACATTGCCGTAAATGCGATTGCCGCCATGACCAATCGCTTCTCCATCATCAAAATCGACCGAGATCCAATCACGGGCGAGGCCAGCTACCTCGGCAGCGCCATCGACAGCGCAGAAATGAATGATCTCTTGATCAGCACTTTTGGCCAGGAGCAAAGCGGTACGCAATTCGGCTCAAAAACACTGAATCCCTATTCCCAGCGCGAATTCACTTGGACCGTAGAAGAAACAGGCTACTTCGCACCTGTTCTCCTCACAGAAGAAGGGGGTATCTTCGCACTGGGGCACGATCTGATCGGAGAATCAACCCACACCCGCATCCTTGGTGACTACACCGTGGGATTTGAAGATCAATACGATCGCAACTCTGACTACGACTACAACGACGCCATCATCAAGTTCGAAGCGATCGCTTGA
- a CDS encoding APC family permease, translating to MSRLLSLLGRPLPRSAAADERLPNVQALPILSSDALSSVAYATEAALGVLILGGSAALGLSVPITLAIIALIAIVVLSYRQAIAAYPNGGGSYVVARDNLGRNVGLVAAAALLIDYTLTAAVSLMAGTQALSSLVPELLPHEVSLSLLLLALVGWANLRGVKEAGRVFAIPTYAFVVMVVLLTLAGLKDLTFHHGWAPDAPPLVQGLEPIGLFLILRAFSSGCSAMTGIEAIANGVKVFKEPAPANARKTLLVMGVLLSAMFLAVSGMGFMYGIAPNPHVTVLAQIGMRVFGENSVLLWALQITTLLILVLAANTAFAGFPRLAAMLAEDRCLPRQMSWLGDRLVYQNGIGVLLAFTAVIILICRGDTTVAVNLYALGVFTAFTLSQLGLVRRWWLLKGEGWQGRMWMNALGALATFLVLVVIVVSKFEEGAWTVVIAIPLLVAGLARIRRRYRQVYAAIAPSATMEPLCCPPRATAMGHHCIVWIAGLTMPSFEAVRYACSFADSVTAVMVLEEADEAGLISAEWDRLVGTQTGNLEFKLLDSPFSSLLDPFCDYVEQEEKQHPERTTTVVMPMAIPRDRLDMTLLNQRALNLFRALSTDGSRVFSIVRYYVEEPA from the coding sequence ATGTCTCGGCTCTTGTCCCTGTTGGGACGCCCCCTCCCGCGCTCGGCGGCAGCCGATGAGCGTCTGCCCAATGTGCAGGCCCTGCCGATTCTCTCGTCGGATGCGCTCTCCTCGGTGGCCTATGCCACAGAAGCGGCCCTGGGGGTGTTGATTCTCGGGGGCAGTGCCGCTCTGGGGCTGTCGGTGCCGATCACCCTGGCGATCATCGCCTTGATCGCGATCGTGGTGTTGTCGTATCGCCAGGCGATTGCGGCGTACCCAAATGGCGGCGGCTCCTATGTGGTGGCACGCGACAACCTGGGCCGCAATGTGGGCCTGGTGGCTGCCGCCGCTCTGTTGATCGACTACACGCTCACGGCTGCGGTGAGCCTGATGGCCGGCACCCAGGCGCTCTCCTCTTTGGTGCCGGAGCTGTTGCCCCATGAGGTGTCGCTGTCGCTGCTTTTGTTGGCGCTGGTGGGCTGGGCGAATCTCCGCGGGGTGAAGGAGGCCGGGCGCGTGTTTGCGATCCCCACCTATGCCTTCGTGGTGATGGTGGTGCTCCTCACCTTGGCGGGCCTCAAAGACCTCACCTTCCATCACGGTTGGGCGCCGGACGCCCCGCCGCTCGTGCAGGGGCTGGAGCCGATCGGCCTGTTTCTGATCCTGCGCGCCTTCAGTTCGGGGTGTTCGGCGATGACCGGCATCGAGGCGATCGCTAATGGCGTGAAGGTGTTCAAGGAACCCGCCCCCGCCAATGCCCGCAAGACGCTGCTGGTGATGGGGGTGCTGCTGTCGGCGATGTTTCTGGCGGTGAGTGGGATGGGGTTCATGTATGGCATCGCCCCCAACCCCCACGTCACCGTGCTGGCGCAGATCGGCATGCGGGTGTTTGGTGAAAACAGCGTGCTGCTCTGGGCCCTGCAGATCACCACCCTGTTGATCCTGGTGCTGGCCGCCAACACGGCGTTTGCTGGCTTTCCTCGCCTGGCCGCCATGCTGGCGGAAGATCGCTGCCTGCCGCGCCAGATGAGCTGGCTGGGTGATCGGCTGGTGTATCAGAACGGCATCGGCGTGCTGCTCGCCTTCACCGCCGTGATCATCCTGATCTGCCGGGGTGACACCACCGTGGCGGTGAATCTCTATGCCCTCGGGGTGTTCACCGCCTTCACCCTTTCCCAGCTGGGCTTGGTGCGGCGCTGGTGGCTGCTCAAGGGGGAGGGATGGCAAGGGCGGATGTGGATGAACGCTCTCGGCGCTCTGGCCACCTTTCTGGTGTTGGTGGTGATTGTGGTGAGCAAGTTTGAGGAGGGGGCCTGGACGGTGGTGATCGCGATCCCTCTTCTGGTGGCGGGATTGGCGCGGATCCGTCGCCGCTATCGCCAGGTGTATGCAGCGATTGCTCCCAGCGCCACCATGGAGCCGCTCTGCTGCCCGCCGCGAGCGACCGCGATGGGCCATCACTGCATCGTCTGGATCGCCGGCCTCACCATGCCGTCGTTTGAAGCGGTGCGGTATGCCTGTTCCTTCGCCGACTCGGTCACGGCCGTGATGGTGCTGGAGGAGGCGGATGAGGCTGGCTTGATCAGCGCGGAATGGGATCGCTTGGTTGGAACGCAGACGGGCAATCTTGAGTTCAAGCTGCTCGACAGCCCGTTCAGTTCGCTTTTGGATCCGTTCTGTGACTATGTGGAACAGGAGGAGAAGCAGCACCCGGAACGCACCACCACGGTGGTGATGCCGATGGCGATTCCGCGCGATCGGCTCGATATGACCCTGCTCAATCAACGCGCCCTCAACCTGTTCCGGGCTCTGTCGACCGACGGCAGCCGGGTGTTTTCGATCGTGCGCTACTACGTGGAGGAACCCGCCTGA